TGTCGACGTAGCTCGGATCGATGAGATCGACCTTGTTGACCGCGACAGCGGAGGGGAGGTACTCGCGGTTGTCCTGAAGCGAATCGACGAGCTGGTCGATCGTGAGGTCGTCGCGGATCGTCACGTCGGCGTTGATGTAATCGTACTGTCTGAGCACCGCCATGATCGTCTCGTCGTCGAGCGTCACCCGGTCGGAGGTGGTGAGATTGATCCCGCCCTTGTGGGTCTTTCTGACCGTAACTTGAACCGGTTCGGTGTCGAGTCTGACCTTGTTGTTGTACAGCTCCGTGCGGAGCCGCTCGTACTGGTCGATCTCGAACGCCGAGAGGACGAAGAGCACGAGGTCAGCGGTTCGAACGACGGAGAGAACGGCCTGGCCGCCGCCGCGGTTGTCTGCCGCCCCCTCGATGAGCCCCGGCACGTCGAGCAGTTGGATGTTCGCCCCACGGTAGTCGAGCATCCCGGGATTGACGTCGAGCGTGGTGAACTCGTAGGAGCCGGTTTCGCTCTCGGCGTTCGTGAGGGCGTTGAGGAGCGTCGACTTTCCGACGGACGGAAAGCCGACGAGCGCGACCGTCGCGTCGCCGTGTTTCTCGACCGCGTACCCGCCGCCGCCGCTCCCGGAGGACTGTTGACGTTCGAGTGTCTCCTTTTTTTCCGAGAGCTTGGCCTTCAGCCGACCGACGTGCTGTTCGGTCGATTTGTTGTACGGGGTGTTGGCGATCTCCTCTTCGATCGCCTCGATCTCCTCTTTGAGCCCCATTAGGTGTGACGTGTCGCCGATACCGAAAAAGGCGTTCGATTGTGCGTCGCGGGGGAGTGGCTACCACGCCGAGGCGAATCGGTAACGCTTAAACTCGCCGCGACACTCGGTCGGTGTATGGCTGGAACTATCGAAGTGCTCGTCCCCGGCGGGCAGGCCAACCCTGGGCCGCCGCTCGGCCCCGAGCTTGGTCCGACACCGGTTGACGTGCAGGCGGTCGTCAACGAGATCAACGAACAGACTGCGGCGTTCGACGGCACCGAGGTCCCCGTGACCGTCACGTACGATGACGACGGCTCCTTCGAGATCGAGGTCGGCGTCCCGCCGACGGCCGCGCTCATCAAGGACGAAGTCGGCTTCGAGACCGGCTCCGGCGTACCGAACGAGGACTTCGTCGCCGACATCACGGCCGAACAACTGAAGAAGGTCGCAGAGCAGAAGCTCCCCGACCTACTGGCGTACGACGCGCGGAACGCGGCGAAGGAAGTCGCTGGTACCTGTGCCTCTCTCGGCGTCACGGTCGAGGGCGAGGATGCCCGAACGTTCAACGAGCGGCTCGAGCGCGGCGACTTCGACGATACGTTTGACGGAGCGAAGGCGGCAGCCTGAGCGAGTCAAACGGCTTAAAACACGAGCGAAGCGAGTGTTTTTGTGACTTCGCTGAGGCAGAGCCTGAAGCGTAGCCGAGACAAACGGCGTAAAAAGCGAACGGAACGGGCGTTTTTGTGGCCCCTCCCCCGGATCACGTCGAACAGGTGGTCTCGGCGGGGCGCGTTTCGGCACTTCTTTTACGTGGCAAAACCGACCGTCCGGTATGGTAGCGCTCGGACTGGTCGTTGCGCAGTTCAACAAAGAACGGCCGGTGACCCGCGAAATGGCGTCTCGCGCCCGCGACGCGGCGGCCGAGGCCGATGCGAAGATCGTCGAGACGATCGAGGTCCCCGGCTCCTACGACACGCCGCTGGCGGCGGATCGGCTCGCGCGTCGTGACGATATCGACGCCGTCGCAGTTCTCGGCGCGATAATCACGGGTGACACCGACCACGATCAGGTGATCGCCGACGCGGCCGCCGCCGGACTCACGGACGTGTCGCTGAACCGCGATACGCCCGTCACGCTCGGGATCATCGGCCCCGGCATGAGTCAGGCCGAGGCCGAAGAGCGGGTCGACCACGGCGCGAGCGCCGTCCGAAGCGCTATTTCACTTGCGGAGGAACTCGATACACAATGACAATGGAATTCACGGAGCGCGTCGGCCGGGTCGAACCCAGCGCGACGCTCGCGATCAGCAACCTCGCATCGGAACTGGAAGCCGACGGCGTCGACGTCGTCGATCTCTCGGTCGGCGAACCGGACTTCCCGACCCCCGAAAACGTCGTCGAAGCCGCCAAAGACGCCCTCGACGCGGGTCACACCGGCTACACGCCGTCGAACGGCATCCCCGAACTGAAAGAAGCGATCGTCGAGAAACTCGACGCCGACGGGCTCGACTACGGCACCGACGAACTC
This genomic window from Natronomonas salsuginis contains:
- a CDS encoding OBG GTPase family GTP-binding protein — translated: MGLKEEIEAIEEEIANTPYNKSTEQHVGRLKAKLSEKKETLERQQSSGSGGGGYAVEKHGDATVALVGFPSVGKSTLLNALTNAESETGSYEFTTLDVNPGMLDYRGANIQLLDVPGLIEGAADNRGGGQAVLSVVRTADLVLFVLSAFEIDQYERLRTELYNNKVRLDTEPVQVTVRKTHKGGINLTTSDRVTLDDETIMAVLRQYDYINADVTIRDDLTIDQLVDSLQDNREYLPSAVAVNKVDLIDPSYVDTVKENLRAHDIDPEKAVFISAEDGRGLDSLKQTIWNRLGLIRIYMDKPGRGVDYDEPLILTETENTVDDALRKLGGSFDDRFRFARVSGPSAKHDEQQVGRGHELRDEDVLRIVATK
- a CDS encoding 50S ribosomal protein L11 yields the protein MAGTIEVLVPGGQANPGPPLGPELGPTPVDVQAVVNEINEQTAAFDGTEVPVTVTYDDDGSFEIEVGVPPTAALIKDEVGFETGSGVPNEDFVADITAEQLKKVAEQKLPDLLAYDARNAAKEVAGTCASLGVTVEGEDARTFNERLERGDFDDTFDGAKAAA
- the ribH gene encoding 6,7-dimethyl-8-ribityllumazine synthase, giving the protein MVALGLVVAQFNKERPVTREMASRARDAAAEADAKIVETIEVPGSYDTPLAADRLARRDDIDAVAVLGAIITGDTDHDQVIADAAAAGLTDVSLNRDTPVTLGIIGPGMSQAEAEERVDHGASAVRSAISLAEELDTQ